In Gossypium arboreum isolate Shixiya-1 chromosome 5, ASM2569848v2, whole genome shotgun sequence, a single genomic region encodes these proteins:
- the LOC108451721 gene encoding receptor-like protein EIX1 gives MFDIRQSMELCPNMLEKCTEANVTLFKESERKTLLEFKQSLQAVDSSGIDVLSSWKSEECGVWVGVSCNNLTGYVGKPDFRSRFKDVAGAISSSLLKLHHLRLLDLSYNDFNGSVIPEFFGSLKKLRYLDLSKANFGGPIPSNLGKLSMLETFRLGGNGEGLFYRHNIVNTFTVGKLEWLSHLSFIRELDLSFVIRNE, from the exons ATGTTTGATATTCGGCAATCCATGGAAttgtgccctaacatgctg gaGAAATGCACCGAAGCTAATGTGACATTGTTCAAAGAGAGCGAGAGAAAGACGCTCCTTGAATTTAAGCAAAGCCTTCAAGCTGTGGATTCGTCGGGCATTGACGTCCTTTCTTCATGGAAAAGTGAGGAGTGCGGTGTTTGGGTGGGTGTCAGTTGCAATAACCTTACAGGGTACGTGGGAAAGCCCGATTTTAGAAGCAGATTCAAGGATGTAGCAGGTGCAATTAGCTCTTCATTGCTTAAACTACACCACTTGCGTCTTTTAGATCTCAGCTATAATGATTTTAACGGAAGTGTCATCCCTGAGTTCTTTGGTTCTTTGAAAAAACTAAGATACCTGGATCTCTCTAAAGCTAATTTTGGAGGGCCAATTCCTTCTAACTTAGGAAAACTTTCCATGTTGGAGACTTTTAGATTGGGTGGCAATGGTGAAGGCCTGTTTTATCGCCATAATATAGTAAATACGTTTACTGTTGGAAAGCTTGAGTGGCTTTCCCATCTATCTTTTATAAGAGAGTTGGACCTCAGTTTCGTAATACGTAATGAATAA